Proteins co-encoded in one Tursiops truncatus isolate mTurTru1 chromosome 17, mTurTru1.mat.Y, whole genome shotgun sequence genomic window:
- the LOC141276954 gene encoding uncharacterized protein isoform X12, which produces MYVSFVLSPFRVLQVYASFALSPFRVLQVYASFALSPFRVLQVYVSFALSPFRVLQVYASFVLSPFRVLQVYASFVLSPFRVLQVYVSFVLSPFRVLQVYVSFVLSPFRVLQVYASFALSPFRVLQVYASFALSPFRVLQVYVSFALSPFRVLQVYASFALSPFRVLQVYVSFVLSPFRVLQVYVSFVLSPFRVLQVYVSFALSPFRVLQVYVSFVLSPFRVLQVYASFVLSPFRVLQVYVSFALSPFRVLQVYASFALSPFRVLQVYVSFALSPFRVLQVYASFALSPFRVLQVYVSFVLSPFRVLQVYASFALSPFRVLQVYVSFVLSPFRVLQVYASFALSPFRVLQVYASFALSPFRVLQVYVSFVLSPFRVLQVYASFVLSPFRVLQVYVSFVLSPFRVLQVYVSFVLSPFRVLQVYVSFALSPFRVLQVYASFALSPFRVLQVYVSFALSPFRVLQVYASFALSPFRVLQVYVSFVLSPFRVLQVYVSFVLSPFRVLQVYVSFALSPFRVLQVYASFALSPFRVLQVYVSFVLSPFRVLQVYVSFVLSPFRVLQVYVSFALSPFRVLQVYASFALSPFRVLQVYVSFVLSPFRVLQVYVSFVLSPFRVLQVYASFVLSPFRVLQVYASFVLSPFRVLQVYVSFVLSPFRVLQVYVSFVLSPFRVLQVYASFVLSPFRVLQVYASFALSPFRVLQVYVSFVLSPFRVLQVYVSFVLSPFRVLQVYVSFVLSPFRVLQVYASFVLSPFRVLQVYVSFVLSPFRVLQVYVSFVLSPFRVLQVYVSFVLSPFRVLQVYASFALSPFRVLQVYVSFALSPFRVLQVYVSFALSPFRVLQVYVSFVLSPFRVLQVYASFVIVAYCNMYCILYIAYCAGAFHFPTPEIKRKFRDLGMFR; this is translated from the exons ATGTATGTGTCGTTTGTcctgagtcctttccgtgtactccAGGTGTATGCGTCGTTTGCcctgagtcctttccgtgtactccAGGTGTATGCGTCGTTTGCcctgagtcctttccgtgtactccaggtgtatgtgtcgtttgccctgagtcctttccgtgtactccAGGTGTATGCGTCGTTTGTcctgagtcctttccgtgtactccAGGTGTATGCGTCGTTTGTcctgagtcctttccgtgtactccaggtgtatgtgtcgtttgtcctgagtcctttccgtgtactccaggtgtatgtgtcgtttgtcctgagtcctttccgtgtactccAGGTGTATGCGTCGTTTGCcctgagtcctttccgtgtactccAGGTGTATGCGTCGTTTGCcctgagtcctttccgtgtactccaggtgtatgtgtcgtttgccctgagtcctttccgtgtactccAGGTGTATGCGTCGTTTGCcctgagtcctttccgtgtactccaggtgtatgtgtcgtttgtcctgagtcctttccgtgtactccaggtgtatgtgtcgtttgtcctgagtcctttccgtgtactccaggtgtatgtgtcgtttgccctgagtcctttccgtgtactccaggtgtatgtgtcgtttgtcctgagtcctttccgtgtactccAGGTGTATGCGTCGTTTGTcctgagtcctttccgtgtactccaggtgtatgtgtcgtttgccctgagtcctttccgtgtactccAGGTGTATGCGTCGTTTGCcctgagtcctttccgtgtactccaggtgtatgtgtcgtttgccctgagtcctttccgtgtactccAGGTGTATGCGTCGTTTGCcctgagtcctttccgtgtactccaggtgtatgtgtcgtttgtcctgagtcctttccgtgtactccAGGTGTATGCGTCGTTTGCcctgagtcctttccgtgtactccaggtgtatgtgtcgtttgtcctgagtcctttccgtgtactccAGGTGTATGCGTCGTTTGCcctgagtcctttccgtgtactccag GTGTATGCGTCGTTTGCcctgagtcctttccgtgtactccaggtgtatgtgtcgtttgtcctgagtcctttccgtgtactccAGGTGTATGCGTCGTTTGTcctgagtcctttccgtgtactccaggtgtatgtgtcgtttgtcctgagtcctttccgtgtactccaggtgtatgtgtcgtttgtcctgagtcctttccgtgtactccaggtgtatgtgtcgtttgccctgagtcctttccgtgtactccAGGTGTATGCGTCGTTTGCcctgagtcctttccgtgtactccaggtgtatgtgtcgtttgccctgagtcctttccgtgtactccAGGTGTATGCGTCGTTTGCcctgagtcctttccgtgtactccaggtgtatgtgtcgtttgtcctgagtcctttccgtgtactccaggtgtatgtgtcgtttgtcctgagtcctttccgtgtactccaggtgtatgtgtcgtttgccctgagtcctttccgtgtactccAGGTGTATGCGTCGTTTGCcctgagtcctttccgtgtactccaggtgtatgtgtcgtttgtcctgagtcctttccgtgtactccaggtgtatgtgtcgtttgtcctgagtcctttccgtgtactccaggtgtatgtgtcgtttgccctgagtcctttccgtgtactccAG GTGTATGCGTCGTTTGCcctgagtcctttccgtgtactccaggtgtatgtgtcgtttgtcctgagtcctttccgtgtactccaggtgtatgtgtcgtttgtcctgagtcctttccgtgtactccAGGTGTATGCGTCGTTTGTcctgagtcctttccgtgtactccAGGTGTATGCGTCGTTTGTcctgagtcctttccgtgtactccaggtgtatgtgtcgtttgtcctgagtcctttccgtgtactccaggtgtatgtgtcgtttgtcctgagtcctttccgtgtactccAGGTGTATGCGTCGTTTGTcctgagtcctttccgtgtactccAG GTGTATGCGTCGTTTGCcctgagtcctttccgtgtactccaggtgtatgtgtcgtttgtcctgagtcctttccgtgtactccaggtgtatgtgtcgtttgtcctgagtcctttccgtgtactccaggtgtatgtgtcgtttgtcctgagtcctttccgtgtactccAGGTGTATGCGTCGTTTGTcctgagtcctttccgtgtactccaggtgtatgtgtcgtttgtcctgagtcctttccgtgtactccaggtgtatgtgtcgtttgtcctgagtcctttccgtgtactccaggtgtatgtgtcgtttgtcctgagtcctttccgtgtactccAGGTGTATGCGTCGTTTGCcctgagtcctttccgtgtactccaggtgtatgtgtcgtttgccctgagtcctttccgtgtactccAG GTGTATGTGTCGTTTGCcctgagtcctttccgtgtactccaggtgtatgtgtcgtttgtcctgagtcctttccgtgtactccAGGTGTATGCGTCGTTTGTGATTGTTGCATATTGTAATATGTATTGCATATTGTATATTGCATATTGTGCGGGTGCTTTTCACTTCCCGACTCCAGAGATAAAACGAAAGTTTAGGGACTTGGGAATGTTCAGATAA
- the LOC141276954 gene encoding uncharacterized protein isoform X3 → MYVSFVLSPFRVLQVYASFALSPFRVLQVYASFALSPFRVLQVYVSFALSPFRVLQVYASFVLSPFRVLQVYASFVLSPFRVLQVYVSFVLSPFRVLQVYVSFVLSPFRVLQVYASFALSPFRVLQVYASFALSPFRVLQVYVSFALSPFRVLQVYASFALSPFRVLQVYVSFVLSPFRVLQVYVSFVLSPFRVLQVYVSFALSPFRVLQVYVSFVLSPFRVLQVYASFVLSPFRVLQVYVSFALSPFRVLQVYASFALSPFRVLQVYVSFALSPFRVLQVYVSFVLSPFRVLQVYASFALSPFRVLQVYVSFVLSPFRVLQVYASFALSPFRVLQVYVSFALSPFRVLQVYASFALSPFRVLQVYVSFVLSPFRVLQVYASFVLSPFRVLQVYVSFVLSPFRVLQVYVSFVLSPFRVLQVYVSFALSPFRVLQVYASFALSPFRVLQVYVSFALSPFRVLQVYASFALSPFRVLQVYVSFVLSPFRVLQVYVSFVLSPFRVLQVYVSFALSPFRVLQVYASFALSPFRVLQVYVSFVLSPFRVLQVYVSFVLSPFRVLQVYVSFALSPFRVLQVYASFALSPFRVLQVYVSFVLSPFRVLQVYVSFVLSPFRVLQVYASFVLSPFRVLQVYASFVLSPFRVLQVYVSFVLSPFRVLQVYVSFVLSPFRVLQVYASFVLSPFRVLQVYASFALSPFRVLQVYVSFVLSPFRVLQVYVSFVLSPFRVLQVYVSFVLSPFRVLQVYASFVLSPFRVLQVYVSFVLSPFRVLQVYVSFVLSPFRVLQVYVSFVLSPFRVLQVYASFALSPFRVLQVYVSFALSPFRVLQVYVSFALSPFRVLQVYVSFVLSPFRVLQVYASFVIVAYCNMYCILYIAYCAGAFHFPTPEIKRKFRDLGMFR, encoded by the exons ATGTATGTGTCGTTTGTcctgagtcctttccgtgtactccAGGTGTATGCGTCGTTTGCcctgagtcctttccgtgtactccAGGTGTATGCGTCGTTTGCcctgagtcctttccgtgtactccaggtgtatgtgtcgtttgccctgagtcctttccgtgtactccAGGTGTATGCGTCGTTTGTcctgagtcctttccgtgtactccAGGTGTATGCGTCGTTTGTcctgagtcctttccgtgtactccaggtgtatgtgtcgtttgtcctgagtcctttccgtgtactccaggtgtatgtgtcgtttgtcctgagtcctttccgtgtactccAGGTGTATGCGTCGTTTGCcctgagtcctttccgtgtactccAGGTGTATGCGTCGTTTGCcctgagtcctttccgtgtactccaggtgtatgtgtcgtttgccctgagtcctttccgtgtactccAGGTGTATGCGTCGTTTGCcctgagtcctttccgtgtactccaggtgtatgtgtcgtttgtcctgagtcctttccgtgtactccaggtgtatgtgtcgtttgtcctgagtcctttccgtgtactccaggtgtatgtgtcgtttgccctgagtcctttccgtgtactccaggtgtatgtgtcgtttgtcctgagtcctttccgtgtactccAGGTGTATGCGTCGTTTGTcctgagtcctttccgtgtactccaggtgtatgtgtcgtttgccctgagtcctttccgtgtactccAGGTGTATGCGTCGTTTGCcctgagtcctttccgtgtactccaggtgtatgtgtcgtttgccctgagtcctttccgtgtactccAG gtgtatgtgtcgtttgtcctgagtcctttccgtgtactccAGGTGTATGCGTCGTTTGCcctgagtcctttccgtgtactccaggtgtatgtgtcgtttgtcctgagtcctttccgtgtactccAGGTGTATGCGTCGTTTGCcctgagtcctttccgtgtactccaggtgtatgtgtcgtttgccctgagtcctttccgtgtactccAGGTGTATGCGTCGTTTGCcctgagtcctttccgtgtactccaggtgtatgtgtcgtttgtcctgagtcctttccgtgtactccAGGTGTATGCGTCGTTTGTcctgagtcctttccgtgtactccaggtgtatgtgtcgtttgtcctgagtcctttccgtgtactccaggtgtatgtgtcgtttgtcctgagtcctttccgtgtactccaggtgtatgtgtcgtttgccctgagtcctttccgtgtactccAGGTGTATGCGTCGTTTGCcctgagtcctttccgtgtactccaggtgtatgtgtcgtttgccctgagtcctttccgtgtactccAGGTGTATGCGTCGTTTGCcctgagtcctttccgtgtactccaggtgtatgtgtcgtttgtcctgagtcctttccgtgtactccaggtgtatgtgtcgtttgtcctgagtcctttccgtgtactccaggtgtatgtgtcgtttgccctgagtcctttccgtgtactccAGGTGTATGCGTCGTTTGCcctgagtcctttccgtgtactccaggtgtatgtgtcgtttgtcctgagtcctttccgtgtactccaggtgtatgtgtcgtttgtcctgagtcctttccgtgtactccaggtgtatgtgtcgtttgccctgagtcctttccgtgtactccAG GTGTATGCGTCGTTTGCcctgagtcctttccgtgtactccaggtgtatgtgtcgtttgtcctgagtcctttccgtgtactccaggtgtatgtgtcgtttgtcctgagtcctttccgtgtactccAGGTGTATGCGTCGTTTGTcctgagtcctttccgtgtactccAGGTGTATGCGTCGTTTGTcctgagtcctttccgtgtactccaggtgtatgtgtcgtttgtcctgagtcctttccgtgtactccaggtgtatgtgtcgtttgtcctgagtcctttccgtgtactccAGGTGTATGCGTCGTTTGTcctgagtcctttccgtgtactccAG GTGTATGCGTCGTTTGCcctgagtcctttccgtgtactccaggtgtatgtgtcgtttgtcctgagtcctttccgtgtactccaggtgtatgtgtcgtttgtcctgagtcctttccgtgtactccaggtgtatgtgtcgtttgtcctgagtcctttccgtgtactccAGGTGTATGCGTCGTTTGTcctgagtcctttccgtgtactccaggtgtatgtgtcgtttgtcctgagtcctttccgtgtactccaggtgtatgtgtcgtttgtcctgagtcctttccgtgtactccaggtgtatgtgtcgtttgtcctgagtcctttccgtgtactccAGGTGTATGCGTCGTTTGCcctgagtcctttccgtgtactccaggtgtatgtgtcgtttgccctgagtcctttccgtgtactccAG GTGTATGTGTCGTTTGCcctgagtcctttccgtgtactccaggtgtatgtgtcgtttgtcctgagtcctttccgtgtactccAGGTGTATGCGTCGTTTGTGATTGTTGCATATTGTAATATGTATTGCATATTGTATATTGCATATTGTGCGGGTGCTTTTCACTTCCCGACTCCAGAGATAAAACGAAAGTTTAGGGACTTGGGAATGTTCAGATAA
- the LOC141276954 gene encoding uncharacterized protein isoform X16, producing the protein MYVSFVLSPFRVLQVYASFALSPFRVLQVYASFALSPFRVLQVYVSFALSPFRVLQVYVSFVLSPFRVLQVYVSFVLSPFRVLQVYASFALSPFRVLQVYASFALSPFRVLQVYVSFALSPFRVLQVYASFALSPFRVLQVYVSFVLSPFRVLQVYVSFVLSPFRVLQVYVSFALSPFRVLQVYVSFVLSPFRVLQVYASFVLSPFRVLQVYVSFALSPFRVLQVYASFALSPFRVLQVYVSFALSPFRVLQVYASFALSPFRVLQVYVSFVLSPFRVLQVYASFALSPFRVLQVYVSFVLSPFRVLQVYASFALSPFRVLQVYVSFALSPFRVLQVYASFALSPFRVLQVYVSFVLSPFRVLQVYASFVLSPFRVLQVYVSFVLSPFRVLQVYVSFVLSPFRVLQVYVSFALSPFRVLQVYASFALSPFRVLQVYVSFALSPFRVLQVYASFALSPFRVLQVYVSFVLSPFRVLQVYVSFVLSPFRVLQVYVSFALSPFRVLQVYASFALSPFRVLQVYVSFVLSPFRVLQVYVSFVLSPFRVLQVYVSFALSPFRVLQVYASFALSPFRVLQVYVSFVLSPFRVLQVYVSFVLSPFRVLQVYASFVLSPFRVLQVYASFVLSPFRVLQVYVSFVLSPFRVLQVYVSFVLSPFRVLQVYASFVLSPFRVLQVYASFALSPFRVLQVYVSFVLSPFRVLQVYVSFVLSPFRVLQVYVSFVLSPFRVLQVYASFVLSPFRVLQVYVSFVLSPFRVLQVYVSFVLSPFRVLQVYVSFVLSPFRVLQVYASFALSPFRVLQVYVSFALSPFRVLQVYVSFALSPFRVLQVYVSFVLSPFRVLQVYASFVIVAYCNMYCILYIAYCAGAFHFPTPEIKRKFRDLGMFR; encoded by the exons ATGTATGTGTCGTTTGTcctgagtcctttccgtgtactccAGGTGTATGCGTCGTTTGCcctgagtcctttccgtgtactccAGGTGTATGCGTCGTTTGCcctgagtcctttccgtgtactccaggtgtatgtgtcgtttgccctgagtcctttccgtgtactccAG gtgtatgtgtcgtttgtcctgagtcctttccgtgtactccaggtgtatgtgtcgtttgtcctgagtcctttccgtgtactccAGGTGTATGCGTCGTTTGCcctgagtcctttccgtgtactccAGGTGTATGCGTCGTTTGCcctgagtcctttccgtgtactccaggtgtatgtgtcgtttgccctgagtcctttccgtgtactccAGGTGTATGCGTCGTTTGCcctgagtcctttccgtgtactccaggtgtatgtgtcgtttgtcctgagtcctttccgtgtactccaggtgtatgtgtcgtttgtcctgagtcctttccgtgtactccaggtgtatgtgtcgtttgccctgagtcctttccgtgtactccaggtgtatgtgtcgtttgtcctgagtcctttccgtgtactccAGGTGTATGCGTCGTTTGTcctgagtcctttccgtgtactccaggtgtatgtgtcgtttgccctgagtcctttccgtgtactccAGGTGTATGCGTCGTTTGCcctgagtcctttccgtgtactccaggtgtatgtgtcgtttgccctgagtcctttccgtgtactccAGGTGTATGCGTCGTTTGCcctgagtcctttccgtgtactccaggtgtatgtgtcgtttgtcctgagtcctttccgtgtactccAGGTGTATGCGTCGTTTGCcctgagtcctttccgtgtactccaggtgtatgtgtcgtttgtcctgagtcctttccgtgtactccAGGTGTATGCGTCGTTTGCcctgagtcctttccgtgtactccaggtgtatgtgtcgtttgccctgagtcctttccgtgtactccAGGTGTATGCGTCGTTTGCcctgagtcctttccgtgtactccaggtgtatgtgtcgtttgtcctgagtcctttccgtgtactccAGGTGTATGCGTCGTTTGTcctgagtcctttccgtgtactccaggtgtatgtgtcgtttgtcctgagtcctttccgtgtactccaggtgtatgtgtcgtttgtcctgagtcctttccgtgtactccaggtgtatgtgtcgtttgccctgagtcctttccgtgtactccAGGTGTATGCGTCGTTTGCcctgagtcctttccgtgtactccaggtgtatgtgtcgtttgccctgagtcctttccgtgtactccAGGTGTATGCGTCGTTTGCcctgagtcctttccgtgtactccaggtgtatgtgtcgtttgtcctgagtcctttccgtgtactccaggtgtatgtgtcgtttgtcctgagtcctttccgtgtactccaggtgtatgtgtcgtttgccctgagtcctttccgtgtactccAGGTGTATGCGTCGTTTGCcctgagtcctttccgtgtactccaggtgtatgtgtcgtttgtcctgagtcctttccgtgtactccaggtgtatgtgtcgtttgtcctgagtcctttccgtgtactccaggtgtatgtgtcgtttgccctgagtcctttccgtgtactccAG GTGTATGCGTCGTTTGCcctgagtcctttccgtgtactccaggtgtatgtgtcgtttgtcctgagtcctttccgtgtactccaggtgtatgtgtcgtttgtcctgagtcctttccgtgtactccAGGTGTATGCGTCGTTTGTcctgagtcctttccgtgtactccAGGTGTATGCGTCGTTTGTcctgagtcctttccgtgtactccaggtgtatgtgtcgtttgtcctgagtcctttccgtgtactccaggtgtatgtgtcgtttgtcctgagtcctttccgtgtactccAGGTGTATGCGTCGTTTGTcctgagtcctttccgtgtactccAG GTGTATGCGTCGTTTGCcctgagtcctttccgtgtactccaggtgtatgtgtcgtttgtcctgagtcctttccgtgtactccaggtgtatgtgtcgtttgtcctgagtcctttccgtgtactccaggtgtatgtgtcgtttgtcctgagtcctttccgtgtactccAGGTGTATGCGTCGTTTGTcctgagtcctttccgtgtactccaggtgtatgtgtcgtttgtcctgagtcctttccgtgtactccaggtgtatgtgtcgtttgtcctgagtcctttccgtgtactccaggtgtatgtgtcgtttgtcctgagtcctttccgtgtactccAGGTGTATGCGTCGTTTGCcctgagtcctttccgtgtactccaggtgtatgtgtcgtttgccctgagtcctttccgtgtactccAG GTGTATGTGTCGTTTGCcctgagtcctttccgtgtactccaggtgtatgtgtcgtttgtcctgagtcctttccgtgtactccAGGTGTATGCGTCGTTTGTGATTGTTGCATATTGTAATATGTATTGCATATTGTATATTGCATATTGTGCGGGTGCTTTTCACTTCCCGACTCCAGAGATAAAACGAAAGTTTAGGGACTTGGGAATGTTCAGATAA
- the LOC141276954 gene encoding uncharacterized protein isoform X4, with product MYVSFVLSPFRVLQVYASFALSPFRVLQVYASFALSPFRVLQVYVSFALSPFRVLQVYASFVLSPFRVLQVYASFVLSPFRVLQVYVSFVLSPFRVLQVYVSFVLSPFRVLQVYASFALSPFRVLQVYASFALSPFRVLQVYVSFALSPFRVLQVYASFALSPFRVLQVYVSFVLSPFRVLQVYVSFVLSPFRVLQVYVSFALSPFRVLQVYVSFVLSPFRVLQVYASFVLSPFRVLQVYVSFALSPFRVLQVYASFALSPFRVLQVYVSFALSPFRVLQVYASFALSPFRVLQVYVSFVLSPFRVLQVYASFALSPFRVLQVYVSFVLSPFRVLQVYASFALSPFRVLQVYVSFALSPFRVLQVYASFALSPFRVLQVYVSFVLSPFRVLQVYASFVLSPFRVLQVYVSFVLSPFRVLQVYVSFVLSPFRVLQVYVSFALSPFRVLQVYASFALSPFRVLQVYVSFALSPFRVLQVYASFALSPFRVLQVYVSFVLSPFRVLQVYVSFVLSPFRVLQVYVSFALSPFRVLQVYASFALSPFRVLQVYVSFVLSPFRVLQVYVSFVLSPFRVLQVYVSFALSPFRVLQVYVSFVLSPFRVLQVYVSFVLSPFRVLQVYASFVLSPFRVLQVYASFVLSPFRVLQVYVSFVLSPFRVLQVYVSFVLSPFRVLQVYASFVLSPFRVLQVYASFALSPFRVLQVYVSFVLSPFRVLQVYVSFVLSPFRVLQVYVSFVLSPFRVLQVYASFVLSPFRVLQVYVSFVLSPFRVLQVYVSFVLSPFRVLQVYVSFVLSPFRVLQVYASFALSPFRVLQVYVSFALSPFRVLQVYVSFALSPFRVLQVYVSFVLSPFRVLQVYASFVIVAYCNMYCILYIAYCAGAFHFPTPEIKRKFRDLGMFR from the exons ATGTATGTGTCGTTTGTcctgagtcctttccgtgtactccAGGTGTATGCGTCGTTTGCcctgagtcctttccgtgtactccAGGTGTATGCGTCGTTTGCcctgagtcctttccgtgtactccaggtgtatgtgtcgtttgccctgagtcctttccgtgtactccAGGTGTATGCGTCGTTTGTcctgagtcctttccgtgtactccAGGTGTATGCGTCGTTTGTcctgagtcctttccgtgtactccaggtgtatgtgtcgtttgtcctgagtcctttccgtgtactccaggtgtatgtgtcgtttgtcctgagtcctttccgtgtactccAGGTGTATGCGTCGTTTGCcctgagtcctttccgtgtactccAGGTGTATGCGTCGTTTGCcctgagtcctttccgtgtactccaggtgtatgtgtcgtttgccctgagtcctttccgtgtactccAGGTGTATGCGTCGTTTGCcctgagtcctttccgtgtactccaggtgtatgtgtcgtttgtcctgagtcctttccgtgtactccaggtgtatgtgtcgtttgtcctgagtcctttccgtgtactccaggtgtatgtgtcgtttgccctgagtcctttccgtgtactccaggtgtatgtgtcgtttgtcctgagtcctttccgtgtactccAGGTGTATGCGTCGTTTGTcctgagtcctttccgtgtactccaggtgtatgtgtcgtttgccctgagtcctttccgtgtactccAGGTGTATGCGTCGTTTGCcctgagtcctttccgtgtactccaggtgtatgtgtcgtttgccctgagtcctttccgtgtactccAGGTGTATGCGTCGTTTGCcctgagtcctttccgtgtactccaggtgtatgtgtcgtttgtcctgagtcctttccgtgtactccAGGTGTATGCGTCGTTTGCcctgagtcctttccgtgtactccaggtgtatgtgtcgtttgtcctgagtcctttccgtgtactccAGGTGTATGCGTCGTTTGCcctgagtcctttccgtgtactccaggtgtatgtgtcgtttgccctgagtcctttccgtgtactccAGGTGTATGCGTCGTTTGCcctgagtcctttccgtgtactccaggtgtatgtgtcgtttgtcctgagtcctttccgtgtactccAGGTGTATGCGTCGTTTGTcctgagtcctttccgtgtactccaggtgtatgtgtcgtttgtcctgagtcctttccgtgtactccaggtgtatgtgtcgtttgtcctgagtcctttccgtgtactccaggtgtatgtgtcgtttgccctgagtcctttccgtgtactccAGGTGTATGCGTCGTTTGCcctgagtcctttccgtgtactccaggtgtatgtgtcgtttgccctgagtcctttccgtgtactccAGGTGTATGCGTCGTTTGCcctgagtcctttccgtgtactccaggtgtatgtgtcgtttgtcctgagtcctttccgtgtactccaggtgtatgtgtcgtttgtcctgagtcctttccgtgtactccaggtgtatgtgtcgtttgccctgagtcctttccgtgtactccAGGTGTATGCGTCGTTTGCcctgagtcctttccgtgtactccaggtgtatgtgtcgtttgtcctgagtcctttccgtgtactccaggtgtatgtgtcgtttgtcctgagtcctttccgtgtactccaggtgtatgtgtcgtttgccctgagtcctttccgtgtactccAG gtgtatgtgtcgtttgtcctgagtcctttccgtgtactccaggtgtatgtgtcgtttgtcctgagtcctttccgtgtactccAGGTGTATGCGTCGTTTGTcctgagtcctttccgtgtactccAGGTGTATGCGTCGTTTGTcctgagtcctttccgtgtactccaggtgtatgtgtcgtttgtcctgagtcctttccgtgtactccaggtgtatgtgtcgtttgtcctgagtcctttccgtgtactccAGGTGTATGCGTCGTTTGTcctgagtcctttccgtgtactccAG GTGTATGCGTCGTTTGCcctgagtcctttccgtgtactccaggtgtatgtgtcgtttgtcctgagtcctttccgtgtactccaggtgtatgtgtcgtttgtcctgagtcctttccgtgtactccaggtgtatgtgtcgtttgtcctgagtcctttccgtgtactccAGGTGTATGCGTCGTTTGTcctgagtcctttccgtgtactccaggtgtatgtgtcgtttgtcctgagtcctttccgtgtactccaggtgtatgtgtcgtttgtcctgagtcctttccgtgtactccaggtgtatgtgtcgtttgtcctgagtcctttccgtgtactccAGGTGTATGCGTCGTTTGCcctgagtcctttccgtgtactccaggtgtatgtgtcgtttgccctgagtcctttccgtgtactccAG GTGTATGTGTCGTTTGCcctgagtcctttccgtgtactccaggtgtatgtgtcgtttgtcctgagtcctttccgtgtactccAGGTGTATGCGTCGTTTGTGATTGTTGCATATTGTAATATGTATTGCATATTGTATATTGCATATTGTGCGGGTGCTTTTCACTTCCCGACTCCAGAGATAAAACGAAAGTTTAGGGACTTGGGAATGTTCAGATAA